The following proteins are encoded in a genomic region of Hypanus sabinus isolate sHypSab1 chromosome 19, sHypSab1.hap1, whole genome shotgun sequence:
- the LOC132377648 gene encoding hyaluronidase-2-like isoform X1: MGQWAACFVQTATCVATLLTAAAGAQARKQTSAFGGKPFVTVWNAPTHDCVRYSISLGLDVFDVVSSPNEGFYDQELTIFYKERLGRYPYFEGQRPVNGGVPQNSSLLQHLQQVRADIDRYIRSHHREGLAVIDWEEWRPLWIRNWKGKQIYRNRSLALVSKSHPHWPQADISRQAQFEFEQSARNFMVKTLQEGRNTRPHSLWGFYLFPDCYNHDYKTNAANYTGRCPDVEISRNDLLAWLWRNSTAIYPSIYLDYSLQSSASAIKFVRSRVREALRVAQLHSANYSLPVFVYSRPTYTYTVQLLTERDLVTTIGETAALGAAGIIFWGDTDYSNSAERCQMMKNYVEGVFGHYLLNVSTATKYCSQYLCAGHGRCVRRDSEAKTYLHLNPDSFQIKKSPDEKAKLHVTGALTYSDKLRLQEDFECHCFRGWSGQRCGTGQSTGPRILPCALSPLFSLVLALLL, translated from the exons ATGGGCCAGTGGGCAGCCTGCTTTGTCCAGACAGCGACCTGCGTGGCGACCCTGCTTACTGCCGCAGCCGGGGCCCAGGCACGAAAGCAGACGTCCGCCTTTGGTGGGAAGCCATTTGTGACTGTGTGGAACGCTCCGACCCATGACTGCGTCCGATATTCCATCTCCCTTGGCTTGGATGTCTTTGACGTCGTGTCCTCGCCCAATGAGGGCTTCTATGACCAGGAGCTTACCATCTTCTACAAGGAGCGCCTGGGCAGGTACCCCTACTTTGAGGGGCAGAGGCCAGTGAATGGGGGCGTGCCGCAGAATAGCAGCCTGCTACAGCATCTGCAGCAGGTCCGTGCCGACATCGACCGCTACATACGCTCCCACCACAGGGAAGGGCTGGCCGTGATTGACTGGGAGGAGTGGCGGCCACTCTGGATCCGCAACTGGAAGGGGAAGCAGATATACCGTAACAGATCACTGGCCCTCGTGTCCAAGAGCCACCCTCATTGGCCACAGGCAGACATCAGCCGCCAAGCGCAGTTTGAGTTTGAGCAGTCGGCGCGGAACTTCATGGTGAAGACGCTACAGGAGGGCCGCAACACACGGCCCCACAGCCTCTGGGGTTTCTATCTCTTCCCCGACTGCTACAACCACGACTACAAAACCAATGCAGCCAATTACACTGGCCGCTGCCCAGACGTTGAGATCTCTCGCAACGACCTGTTGGCGTGGTTATGGAGAAACAGCACCGCCATATACCCCTCCATCTACCTGGACTACAGCCTCCAGTCCTCAGCCAGTGCCATCAAGTTTGTCCGGTCCCGGGTCCGCGAGGCTTTGCGTGTCGCCCAGCTTCATAGCGCCAACTATTCACTGCCCGTCTTTGTGTACTCAAGGCCCACATATACCTACACAGTGCAGCTGTTGACCGAG CGGGACCTGGTGACCACCATTGGGGAGACTGCGGCATTGGGGGCGGCAGGAATTATCTTCTGGGGCGACACCGACTACAGCAACAGTGCG GAACGCTGTCAGATGATGAAGAATTATGTGGAAGGAGTCTTTGGTCATTACCTCCTGAATGTCAGCACAGCGACTAAGTATTGTAGTCAGTACCTGTGTGCGGGCCACGGGAGATGTGTGCGACGGGACAGTGAGGCTAAGACCTACCTGCACCTCAACCCAGACAGTTTCCAGATCAAGAAGAGTCCTGATGAGAAGGCTAAGCTCCATGTTACTGGGGCCCTGACTTACAGCGACAAGCTGCGGCTTCAGGAAGACTTTGAATGCCACTGCTTCCGGGGCTGGTCCGGTCAGCGTTGTGGCACTGGACAGAGCACTGGGCCACGTATCCTGCCCTGCGCTCTCAGCCCTCTCTTCTCTCTGGTGCTTGCTCTGCTCCTGTGA
- the LOC132377648 gene encoding hyaluronidase-2-like isoform X2 — MGQWAACFVQTATCVATLLTAAAGAQARKQTSAFGGKPFVTVWNAPTHDCVRYSISLGLDVFDVVSSPNEGFYDQELTIFYKERLGRYPYFEGQRPVNGGVPQNSSLLQHLQQVRADIDRYIRSHHREGLAVIDWEEWRPLWIRNWKGKQIYRNRSLALVSKSHPHWPQADISRQAQFEFEQSARNFMVKTLQEGRNTRPHSLWGFYLFPDCYNHDYKTNAANYTGRCPDVEISRNDLLAWLWRNSTAIYPSIYLDYSLQSSASAIKFVRSRVREALRVAQLHSANYSLPVFVYSRPTYTYTVQLLTEERCQMMKNYVEGVFGHYLLNVSTATKYCSQYLCAGHGRCVRRDSEAKTYLHLNPDSFQIKKSPDEKAKLHVTGALTYSDKLRLQEDFECHCFRGWSGQRCGTGQSTGPRILPCALSPLFSLVLALLL; from the exons ATGGGCCAGTGGGCAGCCTGCTTTGTCCAGACAGCGACCTGCGTGGCGACCCTGCTTACTGCCGCAGCCGGGGCCCAGGCACGAAAGCAGACGTCCGCCTTTGGTGGGAAGCCATTTGTGACTGTGTGGAACGCTCCGACCCATGACTGCGTCCGATATTCCATCTCCCTTGGCTTGGATGTCTTTGACGTCGTGTCCTCGCCCAATGAGGGCTTCTATGACCAGGAGCTTACCATCTTCTACAAGGAGCGCCTGGGCAGGTACCCCTACTTTGAGGGGCAGAGGCCAGTGAATGGGGGCGTGCCGCAGAATAGCAGCCTGCTACAGCATCTGCAGCAGGTCCGTGCCGACATCGACCGCTACATACGCTCCCACCACAGGGAAGGGCTGGCCGTGATTGACTGGGAGGAGTGGCGGCCACTCTGGATCCGCAACTGGAAGGGGAAGCAGATATACCGTAACAGATCACTGGCCCTCGTGTCCAAGAGCCACCCTCATTGGCCACAGGCAGACATCAGCCGCCAAGCGCAGTTTGAGTTTGAGCAGTCGGCGCGGAACTTCATGGTGAAGACGCTACAGGAGGGCCGCAACACACGGCCCCACAGCCTCTGGGGTTTCTATCTCTTCCCCGACTGCTACAACCACGACTACAAAACCAATGCAGCCAATTACACTGGCCGCTGCCCAGACGTTGAGATCTCTCGCAACGACCTGTTGGCGTGGTTATGGAGAAACAGCACCGCCATATACCCCTCCATCTACCTGGACTACAGCCTCCAGTCCTCAGCCAGTGCCATCAAGTTTGTCCGGTCCCGGGTCCGCGAGGCTTTGCGTGTCGCCCAGCTTCATAGCGCCAACTATTCACTGCCCGTCTTTGTGTACTCAAGGCCCACATATACCTACACAGTGCAGCTGTTGACCGAG GAACGCTGTCAGATGATGAAGAATTATGTGGAAGGAGTCTTTGGTCATTACCTCCTGAATGTCAGCACAGCGACTAAGTATTGTAGTCAGTACCTGTGTGCGGGCCACGGGAGATGTGTGCGACGGGACAGTGAGGCTAAGACCTACCTGCACCTCAACCCAGACAGTTTCCAGATCAAGAAGAGTCCTGATGAGAAGGCTAAGCTCCATGTTACTGGGGCCCTGACTTACAGCGACAAGCTGCGGCTTCAGGAAGACTTTGAATGCCACTGCTTCCGGGGCTGGTCCGGTCAGCGTTGTGGCACTGGACAGAGCACTGGGCCACGTATCCTGCCCTGCGCTCTCAGCCCTCTCTTCTCTCTGGTGCTTGCTCTGCTCCTGTGA